Proteins found in one Candidatus Dependentiae bacterium genomic segment:
- the typA gene encoding translational GTPase TypA, translating to MTTRQRSNLRNIAIIAHVDHGKTTLVDQLLRQSGTIKNDQADRVMDSNALERERGITILAKNTGIVYGDFSINIVDTPGHSDFGGEVERTLQMVEGFLLLVDAAEGVLPGTRFVLGKALQLKLKPIVLINKIDRKDADIERTESAIHDLFLDLAADETQLDFPIIYGSSRMGFASTDSSMRSGDMKPLFQAIIDYVPAPTEKEEVLQLLVTNLDHSDFLGPIAVGRMFSGSIQVGQQVTCCKDDFVSQPTKITKIFKFVGLNKTETPSAEFGDIVAVTGFEAPPAIGTTLCAVGSPLPHTYVKIDEPTLTMYLAVNDSPFSGREGTLLTSRQIKERLEKELRVNVALRVEPTETPEIFKISGRGQLHLGVLVENMRREGFELQISAPEVIYKTIDGVKCEPMELLVIDMPEESQGVVMESLGRRKAIMKNMTNYDNGRVRLEYEVPSRALLGFRSQFLTDTRGNGIANFSFLGYQPYKGDIPSRTKGALVSMEQGSVTGYALDGLQPRGILFVKPTQEVYKGMIIGEHSRDNDLEVNPCKGKKLTNMRASGTDDAIQLIPPRVMELETCMEWIRPDEVIEITPLNIRLRKKILRAAARSK from the coding sequence ATGACCACAAGACAACGTTCCAATCTTCGCAATATAGCTATTATAGCCCACGTTGACCATGGTAAAACAACCTTGGTTGACCAATTGCTCCGGCAGTCGGGTACTATTAAAAATGATCAAGCCGATCGTGTCATGGATTCAAACGCTTTAGAAAGAGAGCGCGGGATTACCATTTTGGCAAAGAACACCGGTATAGTATACGGTGACTTCTCTATTAACATCGTAGACACCCCAGGTCACAGTGACTTTGGTGGTGAAGTTGAACGTACGCTACAAATGGTTGAGGGTTTCCTCCTGTTGGTTGATGCTGCTGAAGGCGTATTGCCTGGTACTCGTTTTGTGTTAGGCAAAGCGTTGCAGCTTAAACTTAAGCCAATCGTTCTTATCAACAAAATTGATAGAAAAGATGCTGATATTGAGCGTACTGAATCTGCAATTCACGATTTGTTTCTTGATTTAGCGGCTGATGAAACCCAATTAGATTTCCCTATAATCTATGGTTCATCAAGAATGGGTTTTGCAAGCACTGACTCATCAATGCGTTCAGGCGATATGAAGCCATTGTTCCAAGCGATCATTGACTACGTTCCAGCTCCAACAGAAAAAGAAGAAGTATTGCAATTGTTGGTTACCAATTTAGATCACTCAGACTTCCTAGGGCCTATAGCCGTTGGACGTATGTTTAGTGGATCTATCCAAGTTGGTCAACAAGTTACCTGTTGCAAGGATGATTTTGTAAGCCAACCAACAAAGATCACTAAGATTTTTAAATTCGTTGGTTTAAATAAGACTGAAACTCCTTCAGCTGAATTTGGTGATATCGTTGCGGTGACTGGCTTTGAAGCTCCACCAGCAATTGGTACAACCTTATGTGCTGTTGGCTCACCATTGCCACATACTTATGTTAAGATTGATGAACCAACCTTGACTATGTATCTAGCGGTTAATGACTCTCCGTTCAGTGGACGCGAAGGTACATTGCTAACATCACGTCAAATTAAAGAGCGTTTAGAAAAAGAATTACGCGTTAACGTTGCATTACGTGTAGAACCAACCGAAACACCAGAAATTTTCAAGATTTCAGGCCGTGGCCAATTGCATCTTGGTGTATTGGTAGAAAACATGCGCCGTGAAGGTTTTGAGTTACAAATTTCTGCACCAGAAGTTATTTATAAAACAATCGATGGTGTAAAGTGCGAACCTATGGAACTTTTGGTTATTGATATGCCAGAAGAAAGCCAAGGCGTTGTTATGGAAAGTCTTGGACGTCGTAAAGCAATCATGAAAAACATGACTAATTACGATAACGGCCGTGTACGTTTGGAATATGAAGTTCCTTCACGAGCATTGCTTGGGTTCCGAAGCCAATTCTTAACAGATACACGCGGTAACGGTATTGCAAACTTTAGTTTCCTTGGCTATCAACCATACAAGGGTGATATTCCAAGTCGTACCAAAGGTGCATTAGTATCTATGGAACAAGGTTCAGTAACCGGCTACGCTTTAGATGGTCTACAACCACGTGGTATTCTTTTTGTAAAACCTACACAAGAAGTTTACAAAGGTATGATCATCGGCGAACATAGCCGTGACAATGACTTAGAAGTTAATCCATGCAAGGGTAAGAAGTTAACTAACATGCGCGCATCAGGTACTGATGACGCTATTCAGTTGATACCACCTCGCGTTATGGAACTTGAAACATGTATGGAGTGGATCCGTCCCGATGAAGTAATCGAGATTACCCCTCTTAACATTCGTTTACGTAAAAAAATCTTACGTGCTGCAGCTCGTAGCAAGTAA
- a CDS encoding UDP-N-acetylmuramoyl-L-alanyl-D-glutamate--2,6-diaminopimelate ligase: MNKILSMPQVYPVACHTDNVGAGSTFVAIKGQKEDGTRYILDALQKGATTIVVENTMHLSDEIQMMIATAQAEFVVVESSRKALAQLSAQACGYPARKLRIVGVTGTKGKTTSAFLLEHVLRVSGYKTALLSTVYNKILDQQFKTNLTTQHPDYLHNFFSLCVDAGVQIVVMEVAAQATSLHRAEGLLFDGLIFTNFSQEHGEFYPTMDDYFAAKRAIVDQLKIDAPLLLNADDAAVARLADSYPQALLFGINHAADYGATIQANDLEALKITINAPHVSMVVECPSLLGEYNVYNILGVVSLCFELGLPACQMSEAIKTFGAVPGRLERYQLPNGASCFIDYAHNPSSYQAVLSMVRSLTPHLIVVFGCGGERDASKRPIMGGIAAQWADLVILTSDNPRSEDAQSIINDILVGISIEKQSNVICELDRALAIKKAYDHAQAGSVIMLLGKGPDEYQLIGSQKLFFSEAAIVKSL; the protein is encoded by the coding sequence ATGAACAAAATTCTCTCCATGCCACAGGTTTATCCTGTGGCATGTCATACTGATAACGTTGGCGCAGGTTCTACGTTCGTTGCAATTAAAGGTCAGAAGGAAGATGGCACGCGCTATATTCTTGATGCATTACAAAAAGGTGCGACCACTATTGTGGTTGAAAATACTATGCACCTTTCTGATGAAATTCAGATGATGATTGCAACTGCGCAAGCAGAATTCGTGGTGGTGGAAAGCTCACGTAAAGCGTTGGCTCAGCTGAGCGCACAAGCGTGTGGCTATCCTGCGCGAAAATTGCGCATTGTTGGTGTCACCGGCACAAAGGGCAAAACAACATCAGCCTTCTTGCTTGAGCATGTACTGCGTGTTTCGGGTTATAAAACGGCGCTACTCAGTACCGTGTACAATAAAATTTTAGATCAACAATTCAAAACAAATCTCACCACACAGCATCCCGATTACTTACATAACTTTTTTAGTTTGTGTGTTGATGCAGGTGTACAAATCGTGGTTATGGAAGTTGCGGCACAGGCAACCTCATTGCATCGCGCCGAGGGATTATTGTTTGATGGATTAATCTTCACTAATTTTTCGCAAGAGCATGGTGAATTTTATCCAACGATGGACGATTACTTTGCAGCAAAACGTGCAATAGTCGATCAACTAAAAATCGACGCACCTTTGTTGTTGAATGCGGATGATGCTGCTGTGGCTCGACTTGCAGATAGTTATCCTCAAGCATTATTATTCGGCATAAACCATGCTGCTGATTATGGCGCAACAATTCAAGCGAACGATCTTGAAGCTTTAAAGATAACTATTAATGCTCCTCATGTGAGCATGGTTGTCGAATGTCCATCGTTACTCGGGGAATATAACGTCTATAACATTCTTGGCGTAGTGAGTTTGTGTTTTGAATTAGGTCTGCCAGCCTGTCAAATGTCGGAAGCCATAAAAACTTTTGGTGCGGTTCCAGGACGTCTTGAACGCTATCAATTGCCAAATGGCGCAAGTTGTTTTATTGATTATGCACACAATCCATCGTCATACCAAGCTGTGCTTTCTATGGTCAGATCTTTGACCCCACATCTTATAGTCGTCTTTGGTTGTGGTGGTGAGCGTGATGCGTCAAAACGTCCTATTATGGGTGGTATTGCAGCGCAATGGGCAGATTTAGTTATTCTCACTTCCGACAATCCTCGCTCTGAGGATGCACAATCTATTATCAACGATATTCTTGTTGGTATTTCTATTGAAAAACAAAGCAATGTCATCTGTGAGCTTGACCGTGCACTGGCTATTAAAAAAGCATACGATCACGCACAGGCGGGCAGTGTTATTATGCTGCTTGGCAAAGGCCCCGATGAATATCAACTTATTGGCTCTCAAAAATTGTTTTTTAGCGAGGCGGCGATAGTAAAGTCATTATAA
- a CDS encoding ankyrin repeat domain-containing protein produces the protein MKNVLFKSLVVGLLFAAAPGAVASEDKKRQEEVVSEMTPLMQAAHDNNLKTVQELLEKGANVNAQYTQKNSPYPWTAIMFAASNGNEEMIEELIKAGAKREFNTITRESSGYFPNLSLIEKIVEDLAKKKQEQAIAIARKKNNADYYIRSVREEHGTPEEVLFAGGLKHIKYALEHFAPIDATGFWLRTKLHEVSTGIFQYQENVEAKNEADVLIKAGADVNAKDAEGETPLMLASRSSQPITLEIMEALIKANADINAKNKIGQTALDIARKKNNTKAVNIITKALEAQYKDYLPLFPNIVNNPNEITAASKATNFPTALFYASKDGDAKIVAALLSLGADITIKNKNGQTAKDYAANDAIKKLFEKAEKEYSEKK, from the coding sequence ATGAAGAACGTATTATTTAAATCATTAGTGGTGGGCTTATTATTTGCGGCTGCACCGGGTGCGGTAGCATCAGAAGACAAAAAGCGTCAGGAAGAAGTGGTGAGCGAAATGACGCCTCTTATGCAGGCAGCTCATGATAATAATTTAAAAACTGTTCAGGAATTATTGGAAAAAGGAGCAAATGTTAATGCTCAGTATACGCAAAAGAATTCACCTTATCCTTGGACAGCAATTATGTTTGCTGCGTCTAATGGCAACGAAGAAATGATAGAAGAATTAATTAAAGCAGGTGCAAAAAGAGAATTTAATACGATCACACGAGAATCAAGTGGGTATTTTCCTAATCTATCTTTAATAGAAAAAATCGTGGAAGATTTAGCTAAAAAAAAACAAGAACAAGCTATTGCTATTGCTAGAAAAAAGAATAATGCTGATTATTACATTAGATCAGTCCGAGAAGAGCACGGCACTCCTGAGGAAGTATTGTTCGCAGGAGGCCTAAAACATATTAAATATGCACTTGAACACTTTGCCCCTATTGATGCAACTGGTTTTTGGCTTCGAACAAAACTTCATGAAGTTTCTACTGGGATATTTCAATATCAGGAGAATGTTGAGGCTAAAAATGAAGCTGATGTGTTAATTAAAGCAGGTGCTGATGTAAATGCAAAAGATGCCGAAGGCGAGACGCCTTTAATGTTGGCTTCTAGATCTAGTCAGCCAATAACTCTTGAAATAATGGAAGCGTTAATTAAGGCAAATGCTGATATAAATGCTAAAAATAAGATTGGACAGACTGCTCTTGATATTGCTCGAAAAAAAAATAATACAAAAGCTGTTAATATCATAACTAAAGCGCTAGAAGCGCAATATAAAGACTACTTACCGTTATTTCCCAACATTGTAAACAATCCAAATGAAATTACTGCAGCATCAAAAGCTACTAACTTTCCTACCGCACTTTTTTATGCCTCTAAAGATGGCGATGCTAAAATTGTAGCAGCACTTCTCTCCTTAGGAGCAGATATCACTATAAAAAATAAAAATGGTCAAACTGCAAAGGATTATGCAGCAAATGATGCAATAAAGAAACTATTTGAGAAGGCTGAGAAAGAGTACTCAGAGAAAAAGTAG
- the gpmI gene encoding 2,3-bisphosphoglycerate-independent phosphoglycerate mutase, whose product MHQKKSTVLVILDGFGYHKGTIGNAIAQAKNPTINSWLRTYPNTLLKSSGTAVGLPEGYIGNSEVGHITIGSGRIVQQPLTIINNAITDGSFSANPTLVDDLKKLQTTGKSLHIIGLLSDAGIHSNQKHLYAFLQAAADCGIKNIIVHPFLDGRDTPPQSAAHYLQELETFLHNLGCGIIGSIHGRFYAMDRDHHWQRTEQSYHTLTMQQTNKTHSWQEILKESYANDITDEFIKPIQLTPKAVIKSGSGIIFFNIRPDRARQLTQCFVDTHFDKFPTQQLNLTFFITPVTYSSALKTDVLFEHPVVPNTLKEVLDANNKSMLAVAETEKYAHVTYFFAGGKEKVFHNETRILVPSIEAITYVKNPEMSAEHITQVVIKSLKKVPKDFYIINYANADMVGHSGDLQATIKAIECLDRELKKLFEIVVEQMDGTMYVTADHGKAEEMINADGTPRTAHTTNCVPFIMLRKDLENSDYQLPLTQLADIAPFILETMGLSVPNEMKR is encoded by the coding sequence ATGCATCAGAAAAAATCTACGGTCTTGGTAATTTTGGATGGCTTTGGTTATCACAAAGGGACAATTGGCAATGCCATTGCACAAGCAAAAAACCCCACCATAAATTCATGGCTGAGAACCTATCCCAATACTTTGCTAAAAAGCTCGGGCACCGCTGTTGGGCTTCCCGAAGGATATATCGGCAATTCAGAAGTCGGTCACATAACCATTGGCAGCGGCAGAATAGTCCAACAACCACTGACTATCATAAACAATGCCATTACCGATGGATCATTTTCTGCCAATCCAACGTTGGTAGACGACCTAAAAAAATTACAAACTACGGGCAAATCCTTGCATATCATCGGCCTACTTTCTGATGCCGGCATTCACAGTAACCAAAAGCATCTGTACGCTTTTTTGCAAGCAGCAGCAGATTGTGGCATTAAAAATATTATTGTGCACCCTTTTTTGGATGGCCGCGACACGCCACCTCAATCGGCAGCCCATTATTTGCAAGAGCTTGAGACCTTCTTACACAATCTCGGCTGCGGCATTATTGGTAGTATCCACGGCAGATTTTACGCCATGGACCGCGACCACCACTGGCAACGCACTGAACAAAGTTATCACACCCTTACCATGCAACAAACAAACAAAACTCACTCATGGCAAGAAATACTTAAAGAGTCATACGCCAATGACATTACCGATGAATTTATAAAGCCCATACAATTGACGCCAAAAGCGGTTATTAAATCTGGCAGTGGCATTATATTTTTTAACATTCGGCCCGACAGAGCTCGCCAGCTCACACAATGTTTTGTCGATACTCACTTTGACAAATTTCCTACACAACAGCTCAATCTCACGTTTTTTATAACACCCGTCACCTACTCAAGTGCTCTCAAAACAGATGTGCTCTTTGAACACCCTGTCGTGCCCAATACACTTAAAGAGGTACTCGATGCAAACAACAAGAGCATGCTTGCTGTTGCCGAAACAGAAAAATATGCGCACGTCACGTACTTTTTTGCTGGCGGCAAAGAGAAAGTATTCCATAACGAGACGCGTATTCTGGTGCCATCGATAGAAGCTATCACCTATGTAAAAAATCCAGAAATGTCTGCCGAACACATCACCCAAGTTGTTATTAAATCGCTCAAAAAAGTGCCTAAAGATTTTTATATTATTAACTATGCTAATGCCGACATGGTTGGCCACTCAGGTGATTTGCAAGCAACCATTAAAGCTATAGAATGCCTTGACCGGGAATTAAAAAAATTATTTGAGATTGTGGTGGAACAGATGGACGGAACCATGTACGTTACCGCTGATCATGGCAAAGCAGAAGAGATGATTAATGCTGATGGCACACCGCGCACCGCGCATACTACTAATTGCGTGCCATTTATTATGCTGCGTAAGGATTTAGAAAATAGTGATTACCAACTGCCATTGACCCAGCTTGCTGATATTGCACCATTTATTTTGGAGACTATGGGGTTGAGTGTGCCTAATGAGATGAAAAGATAA
- a CDS encoding GNAT family N-acetyltransferase, translating into MKLNIRVRSFSTLVMFLVIIGLIFLGFILSDYYVFYSPAPVATQEQSSIIAYDAVRDRQNIKDFFTTDRYWLLSSDDYNVDMMLDHKAPNDNPLYVGALNIKVLRENGQFVGFAAYYKKTPTEGMLLFLAVKKEFRGKGYGAKLAQYALDDLKKMGISKVTLVTRTNNLSAQAVYRKLGFAETSRDDGYVYFAKSVK; encoded by the coding sequence ATGAAGTTGAATATAAGAGTTAGAAGTTTTTCAACATTAGTAATGTTTCTTGTTATTATAGGGCTCATCTTCTTGGGCTTTATTCTTTCTGATTACTATGTTTTTTATAGTCCTGCTCCCGTTGCAACACAAGAGCAAAGCTCTATCATTGCTTACGATGCAGTGCGTGATCGACAAAATATTAAAGATTTCTTTACGACGGATCGTTATTGGCTGCTGTCGAGTGACGATTATAATGTTGATATGATGCTTGACCATAAGGCGCCGAATGACAATCCGTTATACGTGGGTGCACTGAATATCAAAGTGCTGCGTGAGAATGGTCAATTTGTTGGCTTTGCAGCTTACTATAAAAAGACACCAACCGAAGGCATGTTGCTTTTCTTGGCCGTAAAAAAAGAATTCCGCGGTAAGGGGTATGGAGCAAAATTAGCACAATACGCTCTTGATGATCTGAAAAAGATGGGAATCAGCAAAGTCACTTTGGTTACTCGAACCAACAATCTAAGCGCCCAAGCGGTGTACAGAAAACTTGGTTTTGCTGAAACTAGCCGCGATGATGGGTATGTCTATTTTGCCAAATCGGTCAAATAG
- the tsaB gene encoding tRNA (adenosine(37)-N6)-threonylcarbamoyltransferase complex dimerization subunit type 1 TsaB — MSTFLSIQNTYESLDVALFKDGAMIEWITEDKIRASKHFVLLLNGLLVTHKLKLSDISFIAVNQGPGPFTTLRTVIASVNGLSFATQIPLIGVDALDAFLIEQHNPDYSNTVVLLNAFNNDVYFGIQQSNNNDAEKGYENITALLQRIQSMLPDQPIRFLGNGTLLHLAEIQKTFGDRAIIPDPLPHTCSVESIGLLGLQKWQKKEGLAHELFPLYLKTSAPNIILR, encoded by the coding sequence ATGTCAACATTCTTAAGCATCCAGAACACCTATGAATCCCTCGACGTGGCCCTATTTAAAGATGGCGCCATGATTGAATGGATCACAGAAGACAAAATTCGCGCAAGCAAACATTTTGTGCTGCTCCTCAACGGCCTCCTTGTTACCCATAAACTGAAACTCTCTGACATATCGTTTATCGCCGTTAACCAAGGACCTGGGCCTTTCACCACATTACGCACCGTCATTGCATCAGTCAATGGCTTGAGTTTTGCAACGCAAATTCCTTTAATAGGCGTCGACGCTCTTGATGCATTTCTGATCGAACAACATAATCCTGACTATTCAAACACGGTCGTGCTGCTGAATGCTTTTAATAATGATGTTTATTTTGGCATTCAACAATCAAACAACAATGATGCAGAAAAAGGTTATGAAAACATCACCGCCTTGTTGCAAAGAATACAAAGCATGTTGCCAGATCAACCTATTCGATTTTTAGGAAACGGCACCCTGTTGCACCTTGCTGAAATACAAAAAACATTTGGCGACAGAGCCATTATTCCCGATCCACTACCCCACACATGTTCGGTAGAATCAATTGGTCTCTTGGGCCTTCAGAAATGGCAGAAAAAAGAAGGGCTCGCGCACGAACTTTTTCCGCTCTACCTCAAGACCTCTGCGCCAAACATAATCCTTAGATAA
- a CDS encoding RsmE family RNA methyltransferase, with the protein MSSKHEFALYSAHISSQLNKALVGSIILLEDQALVVRITSILRLRPGERVVLFDQSVNLVVEILEAPSKKSLSCQVIVKSVNQIITPAITFVLPILKRDDFETALYSLVELGATRVQLVLTQKVQRTWGGEKEFERAQRIMVAAAEQSKNFAFPELYPPIALSKCLEKIPVQAQKIYFDVDGQAALSLLNTIHAAAPQELFLMVGPEGDLTSEEKELLRSYSFTFCVLTPTILRATQAVAVGLGMARTVLR; encoded by the coding sequence ATGAGTAGTAAGCATGAATTTGCGCTGTATAGCGCCCACATTAGTTCTCAGCTCAATAAGGCATTGGTCGGGTCAATTATTTTGTTGGAAGATCAGGCATTAGTTGTCCGCATTACTTCTATTTTAAGGTTGCGACCTGGCGAACGTGTTGTCTTGTTTGATCAGTCGGTCAATCTAGTAGTAGAGATTCTTGAGGCTCCAAGTAAAAAAAGCTTGAGTTGTCAGGTTATTGTAAAATCAGTTAATCAAATAATAACTCCCGCCATCACATTTGTTCTTCCTATACTCAAGCGGGATGATTTCGAAACAGCGCTGTATTCTTTGGTTGAACTTGGGGCTACTCGGGTTCAGCTGGTGCTCACACAAAAGGTTCAGCGAACATGGGGTGGAGAAAAAGAATTCGAGCGCGCTCAGCGTATTATGGTTGCAGCGGCCGAACAATCAAAAAACTTTGCATTCCCTGAATTATACCCGCCTATTGCATTGTCAAAATGTCTTGAAAAAATCCCTGTTCAGGCACAAAAAATATATTTTGATGTTGACGGTCAAGCGGCTTTATCGTTGCTCAACACCATTCATGCAGCAGCGCCACAAGAGCTTTTCTTGATGGTTGGCCCTGAGGGCGATTTGACCTCAGAAGAAAAAGAACTGCTGCGTTCGTACTCTTTCACGTTCTGTGTTTTAACACCCACTATATTGCGTGCTACTCAAGCTGTCGCTGTTGGCCTTGGCATGGCAAGAACAGTCTTACGCTAA
- a CDS encoding amino acid carrier protein has product MDIGLILKQISGVLVNWPLFILVIATGVLCTVLFRFIQVRYFMYAWKQIFQPSKPQTLCESEVACDEPKGGMTPLQAFINALSCSLGNGIIAGVATAIFAGGPGAALWLIIFGLLLMPVRFAEAFLSMHYAQKHSGKTSLGGPMLYLQDVIGGKVLSKLYAVLCLLFCFIGGNSIQTNSIRTSLATTFGLSSMLCAIAITLFIFYVVFGGAERIVKVSDKIVPVKVVVFCITMIIMFLYHYKSLGGALLLITQSALTPQAALGGLLGFSLQQALRAGMMRAIFATESGLGTAAILFGSTGSKAPMKDAIVAMLGTFMSTIACFLVALAIVASGVWNSGLNGTELTIAASATVFGPLLGGIIITFLAVSFGVGVLVSFAFITREVWLSLTTGRFVLLFNILYCLFAFGGALIDVKAVWSLGDIILALMLAINLFGILWLIPVIRNNVIAFGHQEK; this is encoded by the coding sequence GTGGATATTGGACTAATACTTAAACAGATCAGTGGCGTGTTGGTCAATTGGCCGCTCTTTATCCTTGTTATCGCTACTGGAGTTTTGTGTACTGTGTTATTTAGATTTATTCAAGTTCGTTATTTTATGTATGCATGGAAACAAATTTTTCAACCTTCAAAACCGCAAACATTGTGTGAAAGCGAAGTTGCATGTGACGAACCTAAGGGAGGTATGACGCCACTTCAAGCATTCATCAATGCATTAAGTTGCAGCTTGGGTAATGGTATCATTGCGGGTGTGGCAACAGCAATTTTTGCAGGCGGACCAGGCGCTGCATTATGGTTAATTATTTTTGGTTTGTTGTTGATGCCAGTACGCTTTGCAGAGGCTTTTTTAAGTATGCATTATGCACAAAAACATTCCGGAAAAACATCACTTGGTGGTCCAATGCTTTATTTGCAGGATGTGATTGGCGGAAAAGTACTATCGAAATTATATGCTGTGCTCTGCTTGCTTTTCTGTTTTATAGGTGGCAATAGCATTCAAACTAATTCGATACGCACCAGTTTGGCAACGACCTTTGGTCTCTCATCAATGCTTTGTGCTATCGCTATTACACTTTTTATTTTTTATGTAGTTTTTGGTGGTGCTGAGCGTATTGTTAAAGTATCTGATAAGATTGTTCCCGTAAAAGTAGTGGTATTTTGTATCACTATGATCATAATGTTTTTATATCATTATAAGAGTTTGGGTGGAGCGCTCTTATTAATTACTCAGAGTGCATTAACGCCACAAGCAGCCTTAGGTGGATTGCTTGGATTTTCTTTGCAGCAGGCGTTACGCGCTGGTATGATGCGCGCTATTTTTGCTACAGAGTCTGGATTAGGCACCGCTGCAATTTTGTTTGGCTCTACAGGCAGCAAGGCGCCGATGAAAGACGCAATTGTTGCAATGCTTGGAACATTTATGAGTACCATTGCTTGCTTCTTGGTTGCTTTGGCCATTGTGGCATCAGGGGTTTGGAATTCTGGCTTAAATGGTACAGAACTTACTATTGCGGCATCGGCAACGGTGTTTGGACCACTCCTGGGCGGCATCATCATAACCTTTTTAGCGGTAAGTTTTGGTGTCGGCGTTTTAGTCAGCTTTGCATTTATCACTCGTGAGGTTTGGCTATCCTTAACTACAGGGCGCTTTGTGCTATTGTTCAATATACTCTATTGCCTTTTTGCATTCGGTGGTGCATTAATCGATGTAAAAGCTGTATGGAGTCTTGGGGATATTATTTTGGCTCTCATGTTAGCTATCAATTTATTCGGCATCCTATGGTTGATTCCGGTTATTAGAAATAATGTCATTGCATTTGGACATCAAGAAAAATAA
- the truA gene encoding tRNA pseudouridine(38-40) synthase TruA, with translation MLNSYKIIIAYDGTDYFGWQRQKDRPSIAQTLQDVFYTVFNKSIVLRGVSRTDAGVHALGQVAIFSVVMNIDPKVMIHAWNNRLSAEIVIRSIERIPSDFSLHGNVVTKTYWYHFFLERPLPTTQRFGWFFRYPVDLEKLQQCLNVFLGTHDFRSFCSGDERGDDTIRRIDAVSIEYVEKYNAYRIAIVGPKFLRYMIRRMSGACIEVASRKDLDVGLLKQVLEAKNPEHLLPNAPAKGLVLYEVEYKS, from the coding sequence ATGCTCAATTCCTATAAAATTATTATTGCTTACGATGGAACCGATTATTTTGGCTGGCAAAGACAGAAGGATCGGCCCTCAATCGCTCAGACTTTGCAGGATGTTTTTTATACCGTATTTAACAAGTCGATTGTTTTGCGGGGGGTTTCTCGCACAGACGCAGGCGTGCATGCGCTGGGACAAGTGGCGATTTTTTCTGTGGTTATGAATATAGATCCTAAGGTCATGATCCATGCTTGGAATAACAGACTTTCGGCGGAAATTGTCATTCGTTCTATTGAGCGAATTCCTTCAGATTTTAGCCTTCATGGCAACGTTGTCACCAAAACCTATTGGTATCATTTCTTTTTAGAGCGTCCATTGCCAACGACGCAGCGGTTTGGTTGGTTTTTCCGTTATCCAGTTGATTTGGAAAAGTTACAACAATGCCTTAATGTCTTCCTAGGGACACACGATTTTAGATCTTTTTGTAGCGGTGATGAGCGCGGAGATGATACAATTAGACGTATAGATGCGGTAAGCATTGAATATGTTGAAAAATATAACGCGTATAGAATTGCAATTGTGGGGCCGAAATTCTTGCGTTATATGATACGAAGGATGAGCGGTGCTTGCATTGAGGTCGCATCGCGTAAGGATTTGGATGTGGGGTTATTAAAGCAGGTTTTAGAGGCAAAAAATCCTGAGCATTTATTGCCTAATGCTCCTGCAAAAGGATTGGTGTTATATGAAGTTGAATATAAGAGTTAG
- the ruvX gene encoding Holliday junction resolvase RuvX: MKIVGLDIGDQWTGTAISDALRMFARPYKTTPTKDLIPFLETVLAQEPVTKIVIGYPKTMRGTVSDQTKKVEAAKEKLEQHFPNITWILWDERLSSKRAQTLKAAKTKEEKIQSHSVAAAFILSSYLEFRPLDSIDNHIDEIKN; this comes from the coding sequence ATGAAAATAGTTGGACTCGATATCGGCGATCAATGGACTGGAACGGCAATTTCTGATGCGTTGCGCATGTTTGCACGTCCGTATAAAACAACCCCGACTAAGGATTTGATTCCTTTCTTGGAAACAGTTCTTGCCCAAGAGCCGGTTACAAAAATCGTTATTGGTTACCCAAAAACTATGCGTGGTACCGTGAGCGATCAAACCAAAAAAGTTGAAGCTGCAAAAGAAAAACTGGAGCAACATTTTCCTAACATCACTTGGATATTGTGGGATGAACGGCTCAGCAGCAAGCGCGCACAAACCCTCAAGGCTGCAAAAACAAAAGAAGAAAAAATACAGTCTCATTCTGTCGCGGCCGCATTCATTCTATCTTCGTACCTTGAATTTCGTCCGCTCGATTCTATTGATAATCATATAGACGAAATAAAAAACTGA